One Candidatus Polarisedimenticolia bacterium genomic window, CCAAGCACTTCATGGCGGGGGACTGGATCAGCGGATGGCGATTCGTGGCCCGGCTGGCCATTCGGATCGTCCACCTCATCCGGTCCGCGTGCGCCCTGGATCGACGCGGAGTGGCCGAGCAGGCGATCTACGTGGCGGCGCTCTTCGAGGGGGTCGGACGGCTTCTCCGGAACAACGGCTCGAGCCCTTCCGGAGTGGCGGATCTCAAGCGGGGGGCGGCGTGAGAGACAGAGCCATGGATTCGCCGCTCCTGTCGACCTCGATGGACGCCCTGGGGCGTTCCATCGGATCGATCCGGCGATGGTCCCCTGGGCGGGAGGTTTCGATCCTGCTGCTGGGGCTGGCGGCGTTCGCCTTGGCCCTCAGCCCCGGACTGATCGAAACGGGGACTCCCCCGGGATGGGATCAATCGGTCCATCTGCGCGACAGTCTGATCTACGAACAGATGGTGCGCCATCCATCGGCGCTGGGAGGCGGCGTGTTCGCGGACATCCTGCACGGCTCGGAGGAGTATCCACTGCTGACTCCATCCGGCTATTACCCACCCCTCGTGCCGGGTGTCACCGCCCTCCTGTACTTCGTGGCGGGGCGTTCCTACGCCACCGCGATGGCGACGCAGATCCTGTTCCTGGCCCTGCTGATTCTCGGCACGTGGCTCCTGGGGAATCGACTGATGGGAACTCCCGTCGGCCTCGGGGCGGCCCTGATGCTTCTGGCCGCACCCGGAGTGCGGCTCAACGCCGGGGAATACATGCTCGATCTTCCCCTGGCCGCCGCGGTGGTGGTCGCGGCCTGGATGCTGCTTGCGACCGACGGCTTCCTCCGGTTGGACAGAAGCCTGGCCTTCGGGCTCCTGTCCGGAGCCGGGATGCTGATCAAATGGACTTTCTTCCTGTTCCTGGCGCTGCCGGTGATCTGGGTCCTCGCCACGGGGGGCGCCGCCTCGCGCCGGGAGCCGCATCAGCGGAGCCGTCGCTGGGCGCATTTCGCCCTGGCGGTCCTGGCCGGCGGCGTGGTCGCGGCCCCGTTCTACCTCCCAATCCTGCCGATCCTCGTGATGAAAGCCGTCGTACACGCGGGGGCGGCGGCGGACGGTGTCTCCTCACCGTTCACGCTCGAGTCCGCGCTCTTCCACATCGAGGCGCTGCCCCGGAAGCTGTTCGGGTGGCCATTGACCGTCACCGCGGCGGCCGGGATCGTCGCCTTCCTGTGGCGTGGTTCTAAAGCGGACCGGGGGAGGTGGCTGCTTCCCTGCTGGGCCCTGGTCCTGTATGCGGTGTTCACCTTCGCCGTGGCCAACAAGCAGTCGCGATATCTGCTCCCCTGGCTGCCGATCCTGCTTCTGATGGCGGCGGGCGGTCTGGTGACTCTCTGGCGCCGGGTCGCATCCGGCCGGGGCTGGGTCCGGTTGGCGGCAGGAGCGCTGGCCCTGGTCCCCGTCACCGGGCTGGCCGGGGGATGGGGGACCGGGTTCACGGGGGACTGGAACATCCGACCGCTGGTCGAACGACTGGAGAAGGACCTCGCCGGCCGGTCCCCGCTCCCGAACAGGACCTACAGGCTGGGAGTGATCCCCGATATGCGCGAGGTGAACGGACCCACGATCGCCTATTACGCGGCCCGACGGGATCTCCCGGTGGCCGTCGTGCAGCTGGTGAACCGGATGAAGCGGCACGTCACGGTGGAGGTGGGACTGGATCCTTTCGACCGGGGGGACTTCTACCAGACCTTCGATCAGTACGACTTCATGGTCACCAAGAGCGGTGTGAACGCGGTTCCACCCTGGGAGGCTGTGGTTCCACGGATGCAGGCCTATTTCGAAGCGCGGATCGCCTCCTTCGAATTGCTGGCGTCCTTCCGGGAGCCCGATGGATCCACGCTGGCCCTCTACGGGAAGAGGGGTCGATGAGCCTGGTCATCCGCCTGCTGGATCACGCGCGCGTCCCCGATCCCGCAACCGCCCCGGTTGTGAGGCTCGGTCCGGCGCTCGCCGGAACGATGGCCGCCGGCGCCGCGGCCTGCGGACTCGTCGCCTGGAACCTGAAGGCGTTCCTTGGCCGGTACGACACCCTCGCCTACCTGCTCCAGGAGATCCACTCCGGGGAGCTGACGCTCGTCCGGTTCCTGCTCCTGATCACCGCGCTGGGATTGACGGCGCTGGGCACGGTGGCCCTCCTCGATTGGCGCAGCTCCCTGGCCCTGTCGGGTGGCGGCCTCCTTCTGGCTGGAGTGATGGCCGGCCCCCTGGCCCGGACCTGCCTGGCGCCGGAGGCAGGGCTCGAGGAAAGCCTGCTCTACCGCTTGCGGGGATTCTCGGCCATCGGGGTGCTCGGGGGCTCCTTCCTGCTGTTCCTCTCCCTGATTCCGCTGCTCCTGGACCGCCCCGCTTCCGGGCCGGAGAGGAGCGTGGCGGATCGAGTGCAGAGAGGAGTGAGGTTCCTGCAACAGGGGCCGGCCTTCCGCTGGCGGATCCCCCTCGCCATTCTGGTCTTCCTCCTGGCGATCGGGGTGGGGATTCTGGTGTTGCAGGACTTCCCGAATTCCTCCGACGAAAACTCCTACTTGACCCAGGCCAGGATCCTCGCCACGGGAAGGCTCTGGGTGGACGCGCCGTCCCGGCCCGATTTCTTCCGGGCCAGGAGCTTCATCATGGACGAGGGGAGCGGGCGCTTCTTCGCCAAGGCCTTCCCCGGGTGGGCCGCGATCCTGTCGTTGGGGGTGAGGGCAGGGATTCCCTGGGCGGTGAATCCGCTCCTGTCGGCTCTGACTCTGGTCCTTGCCGGCTGGGCGGGAGGGCGTCTCCTGAACCGTCACGGCGAGCTGGCGGTGGTCGCGATCATCCTGGCAACGCCCTTCTTCCTGCTCAATGCCGCCTCGTATTACAACCATCCCGCCACGCTGCTCCTGATCACCCTGTTCCTGATCGGAGTGATCCGGCTCTCCGAAGGGGCCGGCGTCTCGTGGGCGTTCCTGGCCGGGCTCGCGATCGGCGCGGCCCTCTGGATCCGTCCGGCGTCGGCCGTGACGCTGGCGCTCCCCTTCTTGATCTGGCTCGGGTCGAGATGGGTGCGGGCAGGCCGATGGCGCCTGCTGGCCGCAACGGCGGCCCCCATCCTCGCAGCCCTGGCCGGATTGGCCGGCTACAACCGATGGATGTTCGGGTCGATCTGGCAGAGCGGCTACGGCGCCTACGACCCGGGAGACATCCGGCCCGGGATGGGATCGGATCACCTGGCGATCACCGGCTGGTGGATCCTGAAGCTCTGCTTCTGGCTGGTCCCAGGCACTCTCGCCGGGCTGTGGTTCCTGATTTCCGGCCGGCGCTGGCGGGAATGGTTCCGGCGGGAGCCGATCCTTGTGCTGATGCTGGTCGCGCTCGCCTCCTTGATGGCTTCGTACCTGGTGTTCCAGAACAAGGGGGGGAACGAGTATGGCCCCCGGTACTACTACGACGGCATGACCTACCTGGCCATTCTCCTGGCGGCCGGCTGGATGCGGGCACCGGAGGCGCTGGCGGGAGTGGTCCCCGCCGCGCGAGTGAGGCGCGGGGCGGCGCTGGTCCTGGGTTTCGGAGCCTGCCTGACGGTGGCCGGCACGATCCCGTTCCTGATGTTCCATTACCGGGACAAGGTGATCCACAACCGCGATCTCTTCACCTCGATCGAGAGGTCGGGACGGTCATCCGCCCTGGTCTTTCTCGCCACCGGCAGCGGCCGGATGCCACCGGGGGATCTCGTTCGGAATCCCCTCGACTTTCGGAGCGGTGTCGTCTTCGCGCGCGACCTTGGTCTCGAGGCCGATCGGAGGCTGGCGGCCCTCTATCCGGATCGTGAGGCGCTGGTCTACACGTACGACTCGCGGACCCGCCGCTCGACGCTGCGACCCCTCGACGAGGAGGTCCGGCCATGAACAAGCCGCTGACGATCCTGGTCTGCACCCACAACCGGGCCGATCTCCTGCGCGGCGCGCTGGAGAGTCTCGAGGGCCAGAGCCTGCCACGGGACGGCTTCGAGGTCCTGGTGGTGGACAACGCCTCGACCGACGCGACAGCCGCGGTGGTGGCCCAGTGCGCGGCCCGGGGGATCATCGACATTCGCTGCGTTCGTGAAATGGAGCTCGGGCTGGACGCCGCCCGGAACCGGGGCATCCGGGAGGCGGCGGGGGAGATCGTGGCCTTCCTCGACGACGACGCCCGGGCCCGAAACGACTGGGCGGCTGCGATCCTGGAGGGCTTCAAGCGCCACGACGCACCGATCGTGGGCGGCCGGGTCGATTTGACCTGGGAGGCCCCCCGGCCGGTCTGGTTCAGCGACGTCCTGCTGCGCTACCTGATCCACTGCGATTACGGTCCCGACGTGGTCCCCGTGACGTCGCCGCCGTGGCTCTATGGCACGAACGTTGCGTTCCGCAAGAGCCTGTTCCAGGAGATCGGGCTGTTCCGCCTGGATCTGGATCGC contains:
- a CDS encoding glycosyltransferase family 39 protein, with product MDSPLLSTSMDALGRSIGSIRRWSPGREVSILLLGLAAFALALSPGLIETGTPPGWDQSVHLRDSLIYEQMVRHPSALGGGVFADILHGSEEYPLLTPSGYYPPLVPGVTALLYFVAGRSYATAMATQILFLALLILGTWLLGNRLMGTPVGLGAALMLLAAPGVRLNAGEYMLDLPLAAAVVVAAWMLLATDGFLRLDRSLAFGLLSGAGMLIKWTFFLFLALPVIWVLATGGAASRREPHQRSRRWAHFALAVLAGGVVAAPFYLPILPILVMKAVVHAGAAADGVSSPFTLESALFHIEALPRKLFGWPLTVTAAAGIVAFLWRGSKADRGRWLLPCWALVLYAVFTFAVANKQSRYLLPWLPILLLMAAGGLVTLWRRVASGRGWVRLAAGALALVPVTGLAGGWGTGFTGDWNIRPLVERLEKDLAGRSPLPNRTYRLGVIPDMREVNGPTIAYYAARRDLPVAVVQLVNRMKRHVTVEVGLDPFDRGDFYQTFDQYDFMVTKSGVNAVPPWEAVVPRMQAYFEARIASFELLASFREPDGSTLALYGKRGR
- a CDS encoding glycosyltransferase family A protein is translated as MNKPLTILVCTHNRADLLRGALESLEGQSLPRDGFEVLVVDNASTDATAAVVAQCAARGIIDIRCVREMELGLDAARNRGIREAAGEIVAFLDDDARARNDWAAAILEGFKRHDAPIVGGRVDLTWEAPRPVWFSDVLLRYLIHCDYGPDVVPVTSPPWLYGTNVAFRKSLFQEIGLFRLDLDRKGDSLMGGGDTELFKRAHARGHRLLYLPSLVVRHLVPASRLTRPFFRERLFYSGYTRAALGSERTTGIALRCLLFIVASPLCALSAAALAAVGLPRAGFAQERRMLLGIGYLYYWMMRAAGRVSRPRTEAWI